A genomic stretch from Alloyangia pacifica includes:
- a CDS encoding HNH endonuclease: protein MGRLSGRGLPSRLGAPASRLRKSAPPKGDDKARRSKDWLNTARWQRLRMKVLERDQFICRQTGVMLIGKYPAPNSPVVDHIKPHRGNPDLFWDEENLQSVSKEWHDAEKQSLERRGLA from the coding sequence ATGGGACGATTGAGCGGACGCGGCCTGCCGTCGCGGCTTGGCGCGCCTGCCTCTCGGCTGCGGAAGTCGGCGCCGCCGAAGGGCGACGACAAGGCGCGGCGCTCGAAGGACTGGCTGAACACGGCGCGATGGCAGCGGCTCCGGATGAAGGTGCTCGAGCGCGACCAATTCATCTGTCGGCAGACCGGCGTCATGCTGATCGGCAAGTATCCTGCGCCGAACAGCCCGGTCGTCGACCACATCAAGCCGCATCGCGGCAACCCTGATCTGTTCTGGGATGAAGAGAACCTGCAGTCGGTCAGCAAGGAATGGCACGACGCGGAGAAGCAGAGCCTTGAGCGGCGCGGTCTGGCCTGA